One genomic window of Punica granatum isolate Tunisia-2019 chromosome 1, ASM765513v2, whole genome shotgun sequence includes the following:
- the LOC116212034 gene encoding transcription factor bHLH85-like translates to MEPIQSMLGAFPYGDQWDPLSILFNNEDLEMTQRLLGQCPPGLEIPTDCFFTSPEEFPEDQTMPAGMCEGFLNPALTPSRNSLMGSSSQDGSYASTGFDGHYYPGMSTFSMEEKYSGESFVPDFTGILAGEGFCQSDNNAAGSDIQAEPVEQQAAVKRLQPKRGYTGSNSCTAEKDDAETDAPKNLKKRKPCASRSDKGKKNVLPKKKQRLAKPNGDEGEEGNVIVRQQGQSSSTCSSEEDSVSQELNNGESAQNSNETSALNSDGKTTRASKGTATDPQSLYARRRRERINERLRILQNLVPNGTKVDISTMLEEAVQYVKFLQIQIKLLSSDELWMYAPIAYNGMDIGLNQMLPRHL, encoded by the exons ATGGAGCCAATTCAATCAATGTTGGGAGCTTTCCCTTATGGAGATCAGTGGGACCCCCTCAGCATTCTGTTCAACAATGAGGATCTTGAGATGACGCAGAGGCTTCTTGGTCAGTGCCCACCTGGCTTGGAGATCCCGACGGACTGCTTCTTCACGAGCCCGGAGGAGTTCCCGGAAGATCAGACGATGCCTGCAGGAATGTGTGAGGGATTCTTGAATCCTGCGCTGACTCCTAGCCGTAACTCCCTGATGGGTTCCTCCTCCCAGGACGGGTCTTATGCCAGCACTGGCTTTGACGGGCATTATTACCCCGGGATGTCCACATTCTCGATGGAGGAGAAGTATTCCGGCGAATCATTCGTGCCCGACTTCACAGGCATTCTTGCCGGAGAAGGTTTTTGCCAGAGCGACAACAATGCTGCTGGCAGTGATATTCAGGCTGAACCGGTGGAGCAACAAGCGGCGGTGAAGAGGTTACAGCCGAAGAGGGGGTACACGGGGTCGAACTCATGCACTGCAGAGAAAGACGACGCTGAGACCGATGCACCCAAGAAcctgaagaagaggaagccttGCGCCTCAAGATCAGAT AAGGGGAAGAAAAACGTGCTGCCAAAGAAGAAGCAGAGGCTCGCCAAACCAAACGGGGATGAGGGAGAAGAGGGTAACGTTATCGTGAGGCAACAGGGCCAGAGCTCGAGCACTTGCAGCTCGGAGGAAGACAGTGTCTCTCAAGAGCTCAACAATGGAGAATCGGCTCAAAATTCCAACGAGACTTCGGCCCTTAACTCAGACGGAAAGACAACTAGAGCCAGCAAAGGCACTGCCACAGATCCTCAGAGCCTCTACGCAAGG AGAAGAAGGGAGCGAATCAACGAGAGACTGAGGATCTTACAGAACCTTGTTCCTAACGGAACCAAG GTCGATATCAGTACAATGTTGGAAGAGGCAGTCCAGTACGTCAAGTTCTTACAGATCCAAATTAAG CTCTTGAGCAGTGATGAGCTGTGGATGTATGCCCCGATAGCCTACAATGGGATGGACATTGGACTGAACCAGATGCTTCCTCGTCACCTATAG